One Mangrovimonas cancribranchiae DNA segment encodes these proteins:
- the trpC gene encoding indole-3-glycerol phosphate synthase TrpC, whose translation MNILDQIVTDKRQEIALKKALIPVSQLEQSVLFERNTTSLSKRLKNSHSGIIAEHKRRSPSKSVINQSLNVQAVAKGYENAGVCGMSVLTDGKYFGGSLDDLTLVRASCNLPLLRKEFIIDEYQILEAKAYGADAILLIAAILTRDEIKQFSEIAKQLSLEVLLEIHNEEELNKSIMPSLDMLGVNNRNLKTFEVNLETSKTLSAQIPNDFVKVSESGISSVKAIKTLKPFGYKGFLIGENFMKTDNPGNSAVQFIKQLER comes from the coding sequence ATGAATATTTTAGACCAAATTGTTACCGACAAACGTCAGGAGATTGCTTTAAAAAAGGCTCTAATTCCCGTATCTCAACTCGAACAATCGGTGTTGTTTGAACGCAATACCACCTCATTAAGTAAACGATTAAAAAACAGTCATTCGGGCATTATTGCCGAACACAAAAGGCGTTCGCCTTCAAAATCGGTCATCAACCAATCATTAAATGTGCAAGCGGTTGCGAAAGGTTATGAAAATGCTGGTGTTTGCGGGATGTCCGTGCTTACCGACGGTAAGTATTTTGGCGGATCTCTGGACGATTTAACACTCGTAAGAGCTAGTTGCAACCTACCACTTTTAAGAAAAGAATTCATTATTGATGAATATCAAATTTTAGAAGCCAAAGCTTATGGTGCCGATGCCATTTTACTTATAGCAGCCATATTAACACGTGATGAGATTAAGCAATTTTCAGAAATTGCCAAACAATTAAGCTTGGAAGTACTTCTGGAAATTCACAATGAAGAGGAACTCAATAAATCCATAATGCCAAGTTTGGATATGCTAGGTGTAAACAATAGAAATCTTAAAACTTTTGAAGTGAATTTGGAAACTAGTAAAACCCTGAGCGCTCAAATCCCCAATGATTTTGTGAAAGTTTCTGAAAGCGGTATTAGTTCTGTCAAAGCCATTAAAACGCTTAAACCATTTGGTTATAAAGGGTTTTTAATTGGTGAAAATTTTATGAAAACCGATAACCCTGGTAACAGCGCAGTACAATTTATAAAACAACTGGAACGATGA
- a CDS encoding phosphoribosylanthranilate isomerase — MKLKICGMTYEDNILEVAKLQPDYLGFIFYEKSPRYFDKTIPKLPKTIKKVGVFVNDNLDNIKTKIKTHDLQVVQLHGQESPEFCNKLNQTDIEIIKVFSIKDTFNFDKLKPYEPYVNFFLFDTKGKLPGGNGYVFNWDILKNYTATTPYFLSGGIGLDSIENLNSFFKTSASKQCHAVDVNSKFEIKPGLKNGKSLTEFKSLL; from the coding sequence ATGAAATTAAAAATCTGCGGGATGACATACGAAGACAACATTCTAGAAGTTGCCAAACTGCAACCTGATTATCTGGGCTTTATATTCTATGAAAAATCCCCTCGATATTTTGATAAAACTATTCCAAAACTTCCCAAAACCATTAAAAAAGTGGGGGTTTTTGTCAATGATAACTTAGACAACATCAAAACCAAAATAAAAACACACGATTTACAAGTTGTACAATTGCACGGTCAAGAATCTCCAGAATTTTGCAACAAATTAAACCAAACTGATATTGAAATCATAAAAGTATTTTCAATTAAGGACACCTTTAATTTTGATAAGCTGAAACCTTATGAGCCTTATGTAAATTTCTTCCTTTTTGACACCAAGGGAAAGCTTCCTGGTGGGAACGGTTATGTTTTCAATTGGGATATTTTAAAAAACTATACTGCAACAACGCCTTATTTTTTAAGTGGCGGTATTGGATTGGACAGCATTGAAAACCTCAACAGTTTTTTTAAGACATCGGCTTCAAAACAATGTCACGCCGTGGATGTCAACAGTAAATTTGAAATTAAACCAGGGTTAAAAAACGGCAAATCATTAACTGAATTTAAATCTCTATTATGA
- the trpB gene encoding tryptophan synthase subunit beta: MSYNIDNNGFYGKFGGAYIPEMLYPNVEELRQNYLNIMAETDFQKEFQQLLKDYVGRPSPLYFAKRLSKKYNTKIYLKREDLNHTGAHKINNTIGQILMAKRLGKTRIIAETGAGQHGVATATVCALMGIKCVVYMGEIDINRQAPNVARMKMLGATVVPATSGSKTLKDATNEAIRDWINNPTDTHYIIGSVVGPHPYPDMVARFQSVISEEIQKQLLEHENSSNPDYVIACVGGGSNAAGAFYHFLDDTNIKLIAAEAAGHGVDSGESAATSALGREGIIHGSKTLLMQSTDGQITEPYSISAGLDYPGVGPMHAHLYDSGRAEFISVTDDDAMKSGLELCQSEGIIPAIESAHALAVFSKKQFKPNDVVVLCLSGRGDKDLDNYINYFNV; this comes from the coding sequence ATGAGTTACAACATAGATAACAACGGCTTTTACGGCAAATTTGGCGGTGCTTACATTCCTGAAATGTTATACCCAAACGTTGAGGAGCTTCGCCAGAATTACCTCAATATTATGGCTGAAACCGATTTTCAAAAGGAATTTCAGCAACTCTTAAAAGATTATGTTGGCAGACCTTCGCCTTTATATTTTGCCAAACGCTTATCAAAAAAGTACAATACCAAAATTTATTTAAAGCGTGAAGACTTAAATCATACTGGTGCGCATAAAATAAACAATACCATCGGACAAATATTAATGGCAAAACGCTTGGGCAAAACACGCATTATTGCTGAAACTGGTGCGGGACAACACGGTGTTGCAACAGCAACAGTTTGCGCGCTTATGGGTATTAAATGTGTGGTTTATATGGGGGAAATAGACATCAACCGACAGGCACCAAATGTCGCCCGTATGAAAATGCTAGGTGCTACGGTCGTCCCGGCAACTTCGGGAAGCAAAACCTTAAAAGATGCGACCAATGAAGCCATCAGGGACTGGATAAACAATCCTACGGATACGCATTACATTATTGGAAGCGTGGTTGGCCCTCACCCCTATCCTGATATGGTGGCACGTTTTCAAAGTGTGATTTCCGAAGAAATACAAAAGCAATTATTAGAACACGAAAACAGTAGTAACCCAGATTATGTTATCGCCTGTGTTGGTGGCGGCAGCAATGCAGCTGGCGCTTTTTATCATTTTTTGGATGATACCAATATAAAACTTATTGCTGCGGAAGCTGCTGGTCACGGTGTAGATTCTGGTGAAAGTGCTGCAACATCCGCTTTAGGTCGTGAAGGCATTATTCACGGTAGCAAAACCCTGCTTATGCAATCAACTGATGGCCAGATTACCGAGCCCTACTCCATTTCGGCTGGTTTGGATTATCCTGGTGTTGGCCCAATGCATGCTCATTTGTATGACTCTGGTCGCGCAGAGTTTATCTCGGTAACTGATGATGACGCTATGAAATCTGGACTAGAACTTTGCCAATCGGAAGGTATAATTCCTGCCATTGAAAGTGCTCACGCCCTGGCTGTTTTCAGCAAAAAACAATTTAAACCCAATGATGTTGTCGTACTTTGCCTTTCGGGACGCGGCGACAAGGATTTAGACAATTACATTAATTATTTCAATGTTTAA
- the trpA gene encoding tryptophan synthase subunit alpha yields the protein MNRINKALQSDKKLLSIYFTAGYPELKNTTTILENLEQSGIDMVEIGLPFSDPLADGPTIQASSTQALKNGMTTEVLFEQLENIRKTVSIPLIIMGYFNPILQFGVEAFCKQCQAIGIDGLIIPDLPVDVYQNEYQTIFERYGLINVFLITPQTSEERIRYIDSVSNGFIYMVSSAATTGKTSGFGDEQMAYFNRISALQLNTPRIVGFGIKDNATFKQATTYAKGAIIGSAFIKHLNKFGIKKIDTFIKTIRD from the coding sequence ATGAATAGAATTAACAAAGCTCTACAGAGCGACAAAAAACTACTTTCCATATATTTCACAGCAGGTTATCCTGAATTAAAAAACACAACAACCATTCTTGAAAACCTTGAACAATCGGGTATTGATATGGTTGAAATAGGTTTGCCATTTAGCGATCCATTAGCCGATGGGCCAACTATACAAGCGAGTTCTACACAAGCTTTAAAAAATGGTATGACCACCGAAGTGTTATTCGAACAGTTAGAAAATATTAGAAAAACCGTATCTATTCCCTTGATCATTATGGGTTATTTTAATCCTATTTTGCAATTTGGTGTTGAGGCATTTTGCAAACAATGTCAAGCCATTGGGATTGATGGTCTGATTATTCCAGATTTACCGGTTGATGTTTACCAAAATGAATACCAAACCATTTTTGAACGTTATGGCCTAATTAATGTGTTTTTAATCACACCACAAACTTCTGAAGAACGTATTCGTTATATTGACTCAGTTTCCAACGGATTTATTTATATGGTAAGCTCGGCAGCGACAACTGGAAAAACATCGGGCTTTGGAGATGAACAAATGGCATATTTTAATAGGATTTCGGCATTACAACTCAACACGCCTCGAATTGTTGGGTTTGGCATTAAGGACAACGCCACTTTTAAACAGGCGACTACTTACGCCAAAGGTGCCATAATTGGAAGTGCTTTTATAAAGCATTTAAATAAGTTTGGTATTAAAAAAATAGATACTTTTATAAAAACTATAAGAGACTAA
- a CDS encoding lysoplasmalogenase, which yields MFKEKNFIFLFITLLALELLCSSISELNSFRYITKPLILLSLIIFFKKNNSHLDKSVQNLTLLALAFSLLGDIFLLFPDVSPHFFTLGLAAFLIAHIMYVLVFSKRAKPLFKAWFFIIVLLGYAAFLFTKLESGLGNMLIPVIIYMVVILSMAAAAFLRYNKVVKTSFTLVFIGALLFLTSDSILALNKFHKPITFANISIMLTYGLAQLLIVLGILKQKND from the coding sequence ATGTTTAAAGAGAAAAATTTCATCTTCTTATTTATTACGTTATTAGCCTTAGAACTTCTTTGTTCAAGTATATCGGAACTGAACTCTTTTCGCTATATTACCAAACCACTAATTCTATTATCATTAATTATTTTTTTTAAGAAAAATAATTCTCACTTAGATAAGAGTGTACAAAATCTAACATTATTAGCTTTAGCTTTTTCGTTATTAGGAGACATTTTTTTGTTATTCCCGGATGTATCTCCTCATTTTTTCACACTTGGCTTAGCGGCCTTTTTAATAGCACATATTATGTATGTTTTAGTGTTTTCCAAAAGGGCGAAACCACTCTTTAAAGCCTGGTTTTTTATAATTGTTTTACTAGGTTATGCGGCATTTTTGTTTACTAAATTAGAAAGTGGACTAGGTAATATGCTAATTCCTGTTATTATTTATATGGTTGTTATTTTAAGTATGGCAGCAGCAGCTTTCTTAAGATATAATAAAGTTGTTAAAACTAGTTTTACACTGGTTTTTATAGGCGCACTTCTTTTTTTGACTTCAGATAGTATTCTTGCTTTAAACAAATTTCACAAGCCTATTACTTTTGCTAATATTAGTATTATGCTTACTTACGGTTTGGCTCAGCTTTTAATTGTTTTGGGAATTTTAAAACAAAAAAATGATTAA
- a CDS encoding sigma-70 family RNA polymerase sigma factor, translated as MSKSLEHSFVELLEKHQNIVHKVCRLYTNNQAAHNDLFQEVTIQLWKAYPKFRGDSKFSTWMYRVALNTAITLYRKSTRRVKTQEFDTVQFKIKAEEYDRTEEEQLKLMYQAIHELNDIEKALVLLYLEDKNYSEISETLGITEVNARVKMNRVKKKLKTILNP; from the coding sequence TTGAGCAAGTCTTTAGAACATAGTTTTGTTGAATTACTAGAAAAGCATCAAAATATCGTGCATAAAGTTTGTAGGCTTTATACCAATAATCAAGCAGCACATAACGATCTTTTTCAAGAAGTAACCATACAACTTTGGAAAGCTTACCCAAAGTTTCGTGGTGATTCCAAATTTAGCACATGGATGTATCGTGTGGCTCTTAACACCGCCATAACACTATATAGAAAATCGACAAGACGCGTAAAGACACAAGAATTTGATACGGTTCAATTTAAAATAAAAGCTGAGGAGTATGATCGTACCGAAGAAGAACAGCTTAAGCTTATGTATCAAGCTATTCACGAGCTTAACGATATTGAAAAAGCGTTAGTACTCCTTTATTTGGAAGATAAGAATTACAGCGAAATTAGTGAGACTTTAGGAATTACCGAAGTTAATGCAAGAGTGAAAATGAATCGTGTAAAAAAGAAATTAAAAACCATATTAAATCCGTGA